The Candidatus Nanopelagicales bacterium genome has a segment encoding these proteins:
- a CDS encoding DUF1003 domain-containing protein has translation MADSRSHRRAISRDRSRIDQPLEQRRSLKVTVDPETVGKLSERIARFLGSWRFIGYMTAFVLTWVLWNLLAPQSLRFDTWPFIGLTLLLSLQASYAAPLILLAQNRQSDRDRVQYQEDRADTDRLIADTDYLAREMAALRLGLGEVTTRDFMRSELRELLTHLNDDHADDDAERSET, from the coding sequence ATGGCTGACTCGCGTTCACATCGCCGGGCGATTTCTCGTGATCGGTCACGAATCGATCAGCCACTCGAGCAACGACGTTCGCTGAAGGTGACTGTCGATCCGGAAACCGTCGGCAAGCTGTCGGAACGAATTGCCCGCTTCCTTGGGTCGTGGCGCTTCATCGGCTACATGACGGCTTTTGTTTTGACCTGGGTGTTGTGGAACCTGCTCGCGCCGCAGAGTCTGCGCTTCGATACCTGGCCTTTTATCGGCTTGACCCTGTTGTTGTCACTGCAAGCCTCCTACGCTGCACCGTTGATCTTGTTGGCCCAGAACCGCCAGTCCGATCGTGACCGTGTTCAGTACCAAGAGGACCGTGCCGACACCGACCGGTTGATCGCCGACACCGACTACCTTGCCCGCGAGATGGCTGCCCTGCGCCTTGGCCTCGGGGAAGTCACCACCCGGGACTTCATGCGATCGGAGTTGCGGGAATTACTGACCCACCTCAACGACGACCACGCCGACGACGATGCGGAGCGGTCGGAAACGTAG
- a CDS encoding class I SAM-dependent methyltransferase, whose translation MISARKRGTERGLASPSPTEAAAISTLTAAVQAKAVVEVGTCVGVTGLQILGSMPADGVLTSIDADANHHTAAKEAFAEAGIDAGRARLITGQAAEVLPRLADAAYDLVVINDIGTNPASYLTQSLRLLRQGGALIIEGALGNNGAVADPSNREAHTVALRELADAVKLNESLVSVLLPLGDGLLIAVKHGS comes from the coding sequence ATGATCAGCGCGCGTAAGCGTGGCACTGAGCGCGGTCTGGCCAGTCCGTCACCAACCGAGGCAGCGGCGATCTCAACGCTCACAGCGGCTGTCCAGGCGAAGGCCGTCGTTGAGGTCGGCACATGCGTGGGCGTCACCGGCTTGCAGATACTCGGTTCGATGCCAGCCGACGGCGTACTCACCTCCATCGATGCCGACGCCAATCACCACACCGCAGCCAAGGAAGCGTTCGCTGAGGCCGGCATCGATGCTGGTCGGGCGCGATTGATCACCGGTCAGGCCGCTGAAGTCCTGCCCCGCTTGGCGGACGCCGCGTATGACCTAGTCGTCATCAACGACATTGGCACCAACCCCGCCTCCTACCTGACCCAGTCCCTGCGACTACTTCGCCAGGGTGGTGCCTTGATCATCGAGGGTGCACTCGGCAACAACGGCGCCGTTGCCGATCCGTCTAATCGCGAGGCTCACACCGTTGCACTACGCGAACTCGCTGATGCGGTCAAGTTGAACGAGAGCCTGGTCAGCGTGCTCTTGCCGTTGGGCGATGGACTACTGATCGCTGTGAAACACGGCTCCTGA
- the tatB gene encoding twin-arginine translocase subunit TatB gives MLDVGWGELLLLAVVALLIFGPDKLPKAAADAGRLVRRLREMAQSAQKDLGGTGVDIEGIKNDLRSVADLHPKRIISSALAEPTFDTKPAASAEKSAPIADAGAAGASDAGTPGAPAVGGLPGPKPTSARLDPDAT, from the coding sequence ATGTTGGACGTGGGTTGGGGCGAACTACTGCTGTTGGCAGTGGTGGCGTTGCTGATCTTCGGACCGGACAAACTTCCGAAAGCCGCAGCCGACGCTGGCAGGCTGGTCCGGCGCCTGCGGGAGATGGCCCAAAGCGCCCAGAAAGACCTCGGCGGCACCGGCGTGGACATCGAGGGCATCAAGAACGACCTGCGCAGCGTGGCCGACCTTCACCCCAAGCGAATCATCTCTTCCGCGTTGGCAGAGCCCACCTTCGACACGAAGCCGGCAGCTAGCGCTGAGAAGTCCGCACCGATTGCCGATGCTGGGGCGGCCGGGGCCAGTGATGCAGGTACGCCGGGAGCCCCTGCTGTCGGCGGTCTCCCGGGGCCCAAACCAACGTCGGCTCGCCTCGATCCGGACGCCACCTGA
- a CDS encoding CoA ester lyase has product MRSPKAFFRPLAVGAPAPLYDVPFRPSRMIHFFDPSNERMAAKVPDIAKQVDVLLGNLEDAIAADKKEAARDGLVAIANATDFGTTQLWTRINSLDSPWVLDDLLTLVPAIGNKLDVIMVPKVEGPEDIHYIDRLLAQLEAKAGIDRPILVHAILETAAGVANVEEIAAASPRMQGISLGPADLAASRRMKTTRVGGGHPSYLVRTDPVGDDITGDRATAQQDLWHYTIARMVDACAANGILPYYGPFGDIADVVACEDQFRNAFLLGCVGTWTLHPKQIEIARRVFSPEVADVAWAKRVVEAMGDGTGAAMIDGKMQDDATYKQCQVVLSLARALADRDPELAVAYDLNGS; this is encoded by the coding sequence GTGCGCAGCCCAAAAGCGTTCTTCCGCCCGCTAGCTGTTGGAGCTCCTGCTCCGCTCTATGACGTGCCCTTCCGGCCATCTCGGATGATCCACTTCTTCGATCCCAGCAACGAGCGTATGGCGGCGAAGGTGCCGGATATCGCCAAGCAGGTAGACGTGCTCCTCGGCAATCTTGAGGACGCCATTGCGGCTGACAAGAAGGAAGCCGCGCGCGATGGCCTGGTCGCGATCGCCAATGCGACCGACTTCGGCACCACGCAGCTATGGACGCGGATCAACAGCCTCGATTCGCCCTGGGTACTCGACGACCTACTCACACTGGTGCCCGCGATCGGTAACAAACTCGACGTGATCATGGTCCCCAAGGTGGAAGGTCCGGAGGACATCCACTACATCGATCGTCTGCTCGCCCAGTTGGAGGCCAAGGCCGGGATCGATCGGCCGATCCTGGTGCACGCGATCCTGGAAACGGCCGCCGGCGTGGCCAATGTGGAGGAGATCGCGGCCGCGAGCCCGCGTATGCAGGGCATCTCGCTCGGCCCGGCGGACTTGGCCGCAAGTCGGCGAATGAAGACCACCCGTGTCGGTGGCGGACACCCCAGCTACCTTGTGCGCACCGACCCGGTCGGCGACGACATCACCGGCGATCGCGCGACGGCTCAACAGGACCTCTGGCATTACACGATCGCTCGCATGGTCGATGCCTGCGCCGCCAACGGCATCCTCCCGTACTACGGCCCATTCGGTGACATCGCTGACGTGGTCGCCTGCGAGGACCAATTCCGCAATGCGTTCCTGCTGGGGTGCGTCGGAACCTGGACACTTCACCCCAAGCAGATCGAGATCGCGCGGCGGGTGTTCAGCCCCGAGGTCGCTGATGTCGCCTGGGCCAAGCGCGTCGTCGAGGCGATGGGCGACGGCACGGGCGCTGCCATGATCGACGGCAAGATGCAGGACGACGCGACTTACAAGCAGTGTCAGGTTGTCCTCAGCCTGGCGCGTGCGCTGGCCGATCGTGACCCGGAACTGGCCGTTGCCTACGACCTGAACGGGAGCTGA
- a CDS encoding CoA ester lyase — protein MADPQSSQRPRRSVLYMPGANERALEKAKTLETDALILDLEDAVAPDAKSQARERVCAAATSGEYGDREITIRINGLGTQWHDADLAAAVAAKPAAIVVPKVNSADEVRRLDAAITAAGGDETIALWAMIETPEAVANVADIARASDRLQVLVMGTNDLVAELHAAHVPGRTPILTALSLCVMAARDAGKQLLDGVYNDVKNPEGFAAECLQGRQFGFDGKTLIHPSQLEPANRLFAPSPAEVEHANAVIAAFDEATAAGKGVATVNGKLIENLHVADAHRILALATAAGITVTSSEGQP, from the coding sequence ATGGCAGACCCCCAGAGTTCACAACGCCCACGTCGTTCGGTCCTGTACATGCCCGGGGCGAACGAGCGCGCGTTGGAGAAGGCCAAGACGCTGGAAACCGACGCATTGATCCTCGACCTGGAGGACGCAGTCGCCCCGGATGCGAAGTCCCAGGCGCGCGAGCGCGTATGCGCGGCAGCGACGTCCGGTGAATACGGCGACCGCGAGATCACCATCCGCATCAACGGCCTCGGGACGCAGTGGCACGACGCGGACCTGGCTGCCGCCGTTGCTGCCAAGCCAGCCGCAATCGTTGTCCCAAAGGTCAATTCCGCCGACGAGGTGCGCCGGCTAGACGCCGCGATCACTGCCGCCGGTGGCGACGAAACCATTGCGCTGTGGGCCATGATCGAGACGCCCGAGGCCGTGGCGAACGTTGCCGACATCGCTCGTGCTAGCGACAGATTGCAGGTATTGGTCATGGGCACCAATGACCTGGTTGCCGAACTGCACGCCGCGCATGTGCCGGGCCGCACTCCGATTCTCACGGCGTTGAGCCTGTGCGTCATGGCCGCCCGCGACGCTGGTAAGCAGTTGCTCGATGGGGTCTACAACGACGTGAAGAACCCCGAGGGCTTTGCGGCCGAGTGCCTGCAGGGCCGTCAGTTCGGCTTCGATGGCAAGACCCTTATCCACCCCAGCCAGCTGGAGCCCGCCAACCGCCTCTTCGCGCCGTCCCCGGCCGAGGTCGAGCACGCGAATGCCGTCATCGCCGCATTCGATGAGGCGACCGCGGCGGGCAAGGGCGTGGCGACCGTGAACGGAAAACTGATCGAGAACCTCCACGTTGCTGATGCTCACCGCATCCTCGCATTGGCAACCGCGGCAGGGATCACGGTCACAAGCAGCGAGGGTCAGCCGTAA
- a CDS encoding MFS transporter: protein MSDAQKTETAAGPSSGWRHSKYLALAAMLFAVAMLFIDQTIISIAAPTIQDELGLSEEGVQWVVNGYLLALSAFFLFGGRLSDIVGHKRMVVAGTVIFAVASAMCGLTPVGALSQSWIIAFRVLQGFGGAIMFPAALALVVAVFPISERGKALALFFGLTGAFTAVGPIAGGYLTEYDWRAIFWVNVPVAILAVVLTLLAKIPVNRKDESMDWAGAALVAVGMALAVLGFQQSSAWGWSSPLTIGCIAAGLIVLAIFVYVETKVAMPLLKVRIFRGRAFSVDNLSLFLISGAFIPVFFFISLYAQISLGYSATNSGLFLMWFFLGFVIAAQVGGRILDKTGAKSAMIVGTLVATVGFVMWAQRLPDLNGNALVPWIIITGGGIGLMLGPANTDAVNRAIDASYGEVSGATQTIRYFGSSVGMAILGTMLISVVTSRITTSLIGFGVPESQAADIASRAASGNSSGGSGGGISQAPAAMQEQIMKALQGDFADAVQYVFYGMAVITALAFIVTLFHPGGKVEAQDALPGGRAEAQDALPGGGG, encoded by the coding sequence ATGAGCGATGCGCAAAAGACCGAAACTGCCGCTGGCCCATCGAGTGGATGGCGCCACTCCAAATACCTCGCCCTCGCTGCGATGCTCTTTGCCGTTGCGATGCTGTTCATCGACCAGACGATCATCTCGATCGCGGCACCCACAATTCAGGACGAGCTCGGCCTGTCCGAGGAGGGGGTGCAGTGGGTCGTCAACGGCTATCTGCTTGCGCTCTCGGCGTTCTTCCTCTTTGGCGGTCGGCTGTCTGACATCGTCGGCCACAAACGGATGGTCGTCGCGGGAACGGTCATATTCGCGGTGGCCTCAGCCATGTGTGGTTTGACCCCGGTTGGCGCGCTGTCGCAGAGTTGGATCATCGCCTTCCGAGTGTTGCAAGGCTTCGGCGGCGCAATCATGTTCCCGGCTGCGCTGGCACTTGTGGTGGCGGTCTTCCCGATCTCCGAACGCGGGAAGGCGCTGGCGCTGTTCTTCGGCTTGACGGGAGCCTTCACGGCTGTCGGTCCGATCGCTGGCGGATACCTCACTGAGTACGACTGGCGAGCGATCTTCTGGGTCAATGTGCCGGTGGCCATTCTGGCCGTAGTCCTCACGTTGCTAGCGAAGATTCCAGTGAACCGCAAGGACGAAAGCATGGACTGGGCTGGCGCGGCCCTCGTCGCGGTTGGCATGGCCTTGGCGGTCTTGGGCTTCCAGCAGTCGAGCGCCTGGGGCTGGAGCAGCCCACTAACGATCGGCTGTATCGCCGCTGGGTTGATCGTGTTGGCGATCTTCGTCTACGTCGAGACCAAGGTGGCAATGCCGCTGCTCAAGGTGCGGATCTTCCGCGGCCGAGCATTCAGCGTCGATAACCTCTCGCTGTTCCTCATCTCCGGCGCGTTCATTCCAGTGTTCTTCTTCATCAGTCTTTACGCGCAGATCTCACTCGGCTACAGCGCGACAAACTCAGGACTGTTCCTGATGTGGTTCTTCCTGGGCTTCGTCATCGCAGCCCAGGTTGGTGGCCGGATTCTGGACAAGACCGGCGCGAAGTCGGCCATGATCGTCGGCACCTTGGTCGCCACGGTCGGCTTCGTCATGTGGGCGCAACGACTGCCTGATCTCAACGGCAATGCGCTAGTGCCGTGGATCATCATTACCGGCGGAGGAATCGGACTCATGCTCGGTCCGGCCAACACCGATGCCGTCAACCGGGCGATTGACGCGTCCTACGGCGAGGTCAGTGGTGCCACTCAGACGATCCGCTACTTCGGCTCGAGTGTAGGAATGGCCATTCTCGGCACCATGCTGATCAGCGTCGTGACCAGTCGGATCACCACATCGCTGATCGGGTTCGGCGTGCCAGAGTCTCAAGCTGCCGACATCGCCAGTCGGGCCGCCTCCGGCAACTCATCTGGTGGTTCAGGTGGGGGGATCAGTCAAGCGCCAGCAGCCATGCAGGAGCAGATCATGAAGGCGTTGCAGGGCGACTTTGCCGACGCCGTGCAGTACGTGTTCTATGGCATGGCGGTCATTACTGCGCTTGCCTTCATCGTCACGCTGTTTCATCCCGGCGGCAAAGTCGAGGCGCAGGATGCGCTGCCCGGCGGCAGAGCCGAGGCCCAGGATGCGCTGCCCGGCGGCGGTGGCTGA
- a CDS encoding Mrp/NBP35 family ATP-binding protein, translating to MSDISRDRIDAALATVQDPEIHRPLTDLGMVKSVDIADDGTVGVEVWLTVGGCPMRDEIVTRVTEAVSKVPGVAGVSVVLDVMSDEQRTSLREMLQGPAKDNPFNRPGNTTKIIAVASGKGGVGKSSITANLAVAFAERGLRVGLVDADIYGHSIPRMLGVVEAPTVVDGMLLTPEAHGVNVISMLPFKPGGVTQAVAFRGPMLHRALDQFLTDVYWGDLDVLMLDLPPGTGDVAISVGQLLPRAEILVVTTPQPAAAEVSIRAGMLAQQTHQRVLGVVENMSGFPCPHCGEPIDLFGTGGGALVAESLTRELGSETPLMGRVPFEVRLREGGDAGVPLIVSDPASPAAQAIAQIADTLMARPRGLAGMSLGLTPASRS from the coding sequence ATGTCTGACATCTCGCGCGATCGGATCGATGCCGCCCTCGCCACGGTCCAGGATCCAGAGATCCATCGCCCGCTTACCGATCTCGGAATGGTCAAGTCGGTCGACATCGCCGACGACGGCACCGTTGGCGTTGAGGTCTGGTTGACCGTGGGCGGTTGTCCGATGCGTGACGAGATCGTTACGCGAGTGACCGAGGCCGTTTCGAAGGTTCCCGGAGTCGCCGGCGTCAGTGTCGTTCTCGACGTCATGAGTGACGAGCAGCGCACGAGTCTGCGGGAGATGCTGCAGGGTCCGGCCAAAGACAACCCGTTTAACCGTCCGGGCAACACCACCAAGATCATTGCTGTGGCATCCGGCAAAGGTGGCGTCGGCAAGTCCTCAATCACCGCCAACCTGGCCGTGGCGTTCGCTGAACGTGGCCTGCGCGTGGGCCTAGTGGATGCCGACATCTACGGCCACTCGATCCCTCGGATGCTTGGCGTTGTTGAGGCACCAACAGTGGTGGACGGCATGCTGCTAACGCCGGAAGCACACGGCGTGAACGTCATTTCGATGCTCCCGTTCAAACCCGGTGGAGTCACCCAGGCCGTTGCATTCCGGGGGCCGATGCTTCACCGCGCGCTGGACCAGTTCCTGACCGACGTCTACTGGGGCGACCTGGATGTGCTGATGCTCGACCTGCCGCCGGGAACCGGCGACGTGGCAATCTCCGTCGGTCAACTACTTCCGCGAGCCGAGATTCTGGTCGTCACCACCCCACAGCCCGCAGCCGCGGAAGTGTCCATCCGAGCAGGCATGCTGGCCCAACAAACGCATCAGCGCGTCCTCGGCGTGGTTGAGAACATGAGTGGCTTCCCATGCCCGCACTGCGGCGAGCCGATCGATCTGTTCGGCACCGGCGGCGGTGCGCTGGTCGCCGAATCGCTCACCCGCGAATTGGGATCCGAGACCCCGCTGATGGGTCGGGTGCCCTTCGAAGTGCGTCTGCGGGAAGGCGGCGATGCGGGGGTACCGCTGATTGTGTCCGACCCTGCGTCCCCTGCGGCACAGGCCATCGCGCAGATCGCCGACACCCTGATGGCTCGTCCTCGTGGCCTGGCCGGCATGAGTCTGGGCCTAACCCCGGCAAGTCGAAGCTGA
- a CDS encoding trypsin-like peptidase domain-containing protein, with translation QPQAGYEQPQAGYEQPQAGYEQPQAGYGQPQPGYGQPAYAPYQYTTPIPPLPKTPAMGTPSEGSSATKKAVIAGVVAGLIAGGVAGAGGYLIADSTSGNSVASGQGQFNPADPKNLSPRADNSIAAIAKKMLPQVVSIQVRSGDSGGTGSGFVIRPDGYLMTNNHVVRAGGQGTPEVTVQFNDGSTSPAKIVGTSPAYDIAILKVSKEGLPAATLGNSDQVVVGDAAVAIGSPLGLDGTVTSGIISSLRRPVTTGGQGEASFISALQTDAAINPGNSGGPLVNSESQVIGVTSAIATLGSAQGGESGSIGLGFAIPINIAKRIGDEIIATGKAVVPIVGVQINLEYPGPGAEVKSSVSGGPAASQGIKAGDVIVAVNGQQIDNATDLLSSIRTFSPGETITLTVASPGGSTKDVKVKLDGKNG, from the coding sequence CAGCCCCAGGCCGGGTACGAGCAGCCCCAGGCCGGGTACGAGCAGCCCCAGGCCGGGTACGAGCAGCCCCAGGCCGGGTACGGACAACCGCAGCCTGGGTACGGACAACCCGCCTATGCGCCGTACCAGTACACGACCCCGATTCCTCCGCTACCCAAGACTCCTGCGATGGGCACCCCATCGGAAGGCAGCAGCGCCACCAAGAAGGCCGTAATCGCTGGGGTGGTTGCCGGCCTGATCGCCGGTGGCGTGGCCGGTGCCGGTGGCTACCTCATTGCCGATTCGACCTCTGGCAACTCCGTCGCGAGTGGGCAGGGTCAGTTCAACCCCGCCGATCCAAAGAACCTGTCGCCGCGAGCAGATAACTCGATTGCCGCCATCGCCAAGAAGATGCTCCCGCAGGTCGTCTCGATCCAGGTGAGGTCTGGCGACAGTGGTGGCACTGGGTCGGGGTTTGTCATCCGTCCCGACGGATACCTCATGACCAACAACCACGTCGTCCGGGCCGGTGGGCAAGGCACTCCTGAGGTGACCGTCCAATTCAACGATGGCTCGACGAGTCCGGCGAAGATCGTCGGAACGAGTCCGGCATATGACATCGCCATCCTGAAGGTGAGCAAGGAAGGGCTGCCAGCGGCCACCTTAGGCAACTCCGACCAGGTCGTCGTCGGGGATGCCGCTGTGGCAATTGGCTCGCCCTTGGGCCTCGACGGAACCGTCACCAGCGGAATCATTAGTTCTCTTCGACGCCCCGTAACGACGGGCGGACAAGGCGAGGCGTCGTTCATCAGTGCCCTGCAAACAGACGCCGCGATCAACCCCGGCAACTCCGGTGGGCCCCTGGTTAACAGCGAGTCACAGGTCATCGGCGTGACCTCGGCGATCGCCACACTCGGATCGGCCCAAGGCGGCGAGAGCGGATCGATCGGGCTCGGCTTCGCTATCCCCATCAACATCGCCAAGCGGATCGGCGACGAGATCATCGCGACCGGGAAAGCGGTTGTGCCAATCGTCGGCGTCCAGATCAACCTGGAATACCCCGGACCTGGCGCCGAGGTCAAGAGTTCGGTTTCCGGTGGCCCCGCTGCCAGCCAGGGGATTAAGGCTGGCGACGTCATCGTGGCAGTCAACGGGCAGCAGATCGACAACGCGACCGATTTGTTGTCATCGATTCGCACCTTCTCGCCTGGAGAAACCATCACGCTGACGGTGGCCAGTCCTGGCGGATCTACCAAGGACGTCAAGGTCAAGCTCGACGGCAAGAACGGCTAG
- a CDS encoding magnesium transporter: protein MAGLTTRAFVARLAGSAVFDPNGDQLGKVRDVVVMLRTDGSPARVHGMVLEVSPRHRIFLPMTRITAIESGHAIATGLVNMRRFAPRPAETLVMAQLLDRKVTVRTTGEPVTVVDVGIDQNRQRDWVIAKYFVRKAGSGLRRRGETLTLDWDEISDPSVEQPDQPADSLLSAIDDLRPADIASLIHDLPFKRQLEVAQSMDDDLLADVLEELPDADQVAVLAMLDDDRAADILEEMDPGDAADLLSELTPERAEELLGLVEPDDAEDLRRLLTYDEKSAGGMMTTEPIVIAADATVAEALARIRNPDLPPSLAAQVYVVRPPLETPTGRFLGVVHFQRLLRELPGTLVSAVIDNEVEAVTPDTGLDEVVQQFARYNLVGLPVIDGADHLLGCVTVDDVIDHMLPEDWREQVTGVEHG, encoded by the coding sequence ATGGCCGGACTGACGACACGCGCGTTCGTCGCTCGCCTTGCCGGATCGGCCGTGTTTGACCCCAACGGCGATCAACTCGGCAAGGTCCGCGACGTCGTCGTCATGCTCCGAACCGACGGCAGCCCGGCGAGGGTCCATGGCATGGTCCTGGAGGTCTCACCCCGGCATCGGATCTTCCTACCGATGACGCGCATCACCGCCATCGAGAGCGGACACGCCATCGCCACCGGGTTAGTCAACATGCGCCGATTCGCACCCCGCCCGGCTGAGACGCTGGTCATGGCCCAGCTCCTCGACCGAAAAGTAACCGTCCGGACGACCGGGGAACCGGTCACCGTCGTCGACGTCGGAATCGACCAGAACCGGCAACGCGACTGGGTCATCGCCAAGTACTTCGTGCGCAAGGCCGGCAGTGGTCTGCGACGACGTGGCGAGACCCTCACGCTCGACTGGGACGAGATCTCCGATCCTTCGGTCGAGCAGCCAGACCAACCCGCCGATTCCCTGCTCAGCGCCATCGACGACCTTCGCCCAGCCGACATCGCCAGCCTGATCCACGACCTCCCCTTCAAACGGCAACTCGAGGTCGCCCAGAGCATGGACGATGACCTGCTTGCCGACGTGCTGGAGGAGCTACCGGACGCCGATCAGGTCGCCGTGTTGGCAATGCTCGACGACGATCGCGCCGCCGACATCCTGGAAGAGATGGACCCCGGCGACGCAGCGGACCTGCTAAGCGAGCTCACTCCGGAGCGGGCCGAAGAACTGCTTGGCTTGGTTGAGCCCGACGATGCCGAAGATCTGCGGCGACTGCTGACCTACGACGAGAAGTCCGCTGGCGGCATGATGACCACCGAACCGATCGTGATCGCGGCCGACGCGACCGTGGCCGAGGCACTGGCTCGGATCCGCAACCCCGACCTGCCGCCCTCCCTGGCCGCTCAGGTCTACGTCGTCCGGCCGCCACTGGAGACACCAACCGGCCGATTCCTTGGCGTGGTGCACTTTCAGCGGCTGCTGCGGGAACTGCCGGGCACGCTCGTCTCGGCGGTCATCGACAACGAGGTCGAGGCTGTCACGCCAGATACGGGCCTGGACGAGGTCGTGCAGCAGTTCGCGCGCTACAACCTCGTGGGATTGCCCGTCATCGACGGTGCCGACCACTTGCTGGGCTGCGTCACTGTTGACGACGTCATCGACCACATGCTGCCGGAAGACTGGCGCGAACAAGTGACAGGAGTCGAGCATGGCTGA
- a CDS encoding acyl-CoA dehydrogenase family protein, translating to MGRLAQTEGLNEVQIEILNAVHEFTEKEIIPVAQQLEHADEYPTDIVEGMKEMGIFGLMIPEEYGGLGESLLTYALCIEEIARGWMSVSGVVNTHFIVAWMIMQHGTDEQKQNYLPRMATGDLRGSFSMSEPGCGSDVAAITSKAVHRGDEWVLNGQKMWLTNGGSSTLCAVLVRTDEDAPEGASVYKKMSTFLIEKPAGFGEVLPGLTIPGKIEKMGYKGVDTTELVMEDFVLPGDALLGSEVGRGFYQMMDGVEVGRVNVAARACGLANRAFELGVDYAQQRVTFGKPIAEHQAVAFRLAEMATKVEAAHLMMVKAAVKKDTGERNDLEAGMAKYLASEYCKEVVEDSFRIHGGYGYSKEYEIERLYREAPMLMIGEGTADIQRMIIARRLLEDYKLRG from the coding sequence ATGGGACGGCTTGCCCAGACCGAAGGTCTGAATGAAGTCCAGATCGAGATCCTCAACGCGGTGCACGAATTCACAGAAAAAGAGATCATCCCCGTCGCCCAGCAGCTTGAGCACGCCGACGAATACCCGACCGACATCGTCGAGGGCATGAAGGAGATGGGCATCTTCGGGCTGATGATCCCCGAGGAGTACGGCGGTCTCGGCGAATCCCTGCTGACTTACGCGCTGTGCATCGAGGAGATCGCCCGCGGCTGGATGAGCGTCAGCGGCGTCGTCAATACCCACTTCATTGTGGCGTGGATGATCATGCAGCACGGCACCGACGAGCAGAAGCAGAACTACCTGCCGCGGATGGCCACCGGCGACTTGCGCGGCTCCTTTTCGATGTCTGAACCGGGCTGTGGGTCCGATGTCGCGGCGATTACCTCCAAGGCCGTCCATCGTGGCGACGAGTGGGTCCTCAACGGCCAGAAGATGTGGCTGACCAACGGTGGCTCGTCAACGCTGTGCGCCGTGCTGGTTCGCACCGATGAGGATGCGCCTGAGGGTGCCTCGGTCTACAAGAAGATGTCGACGTTCTTGATTGAGAAGCCCGCTGGCTTCGGCGAGGTGCTTCCCGGTCTCACGATTCCCGGCAAGATCGAAAAAATGGGCTACAAGGGCGTGGACACGACTGAACTGGTCATGGAGGACTTTGTCCTGCCAGGCGATGCGCTGCTCGGTAGCGAGGTCGGCCGCGGCTTCTACCAGATGATGGACGGCGTCGAGGTGGGTCGCGTCAACGTGGCTGCTCGCGCCTGTGGTTTGGCCAACCGAGCGTTCGAGCTAGGCGTCGACTACGCCCAGCAGCGGGTCACTTTCGGCAAGCCGATCGCCGAGCACCAAGCGGTGGCATTCCGGCTCGCGGAGATGGCCACCAAGGTCGAAGCCGCTCACCTGATGATGGTCAAGGCAGCAGTCAAGAAGGACACCGGCGAGCGCAACGACCTGGAGGCTGGCATGGCCAAGTACCTGGCCAGCGAGTACTGCAAAGAGGTCGTCGAAGATTCGTTCCGCATCCACGGCGGCTATGGCTACTCGAAGGAATACGAGATCGAGCGCCTCTACCGCGAAGCTCCGATGCTGATGATCGGCGAGGGAACTGCCGACATTCAGCGCATGATCATCGCGCGTCGTTTGCTGGAGGACTACAAGCTGCGAGGTTAG